From Oxyura jamaicensis isolate SHBP4307 breed ruddy duck chromosome 19, BPBGC_Ojam_1.0, whole genome shotgun sequence, the proteins below share one genomic window:
- the ULK2 gene encoding serine/threonine-protein kinase ULK2 yields the protein MMEVVGDFEYSKKDLIGHGAFAVVFKGRHRKKTDWEVAIKSINKKNLSKSQILLGKEIKILKELQHENIVALYDVQEMPNSVFLVMEYCNGGDLADYLQAKGTLSEDTIRVFLQQIAAAMRILHSKGIIHRDLKPQNILLSYASRRKSSVSGIRIKIADFGFARYLHSNMMAATLCGSPMYMAPEVIMSQHYDAKADLWSIGTVIYQCLVGKPPFQANSPQDLRMFYEKNRNLIPSIPRETSTYLADLLLGLLQRNQKDRMDFEAFFNHPFLDQVSTVKKSCPVPVPTYAGSVSGSSCGSSPSCRFASPPSLPDMQHIQEENLSSPPLGPPNYLQVSKDSASTSSKNSSCDTDDFVLVPHNISSDHSYDMPLGAAGRRASSEFLMCGGQSPLTISGSSGTVQKPSSASSRSAASGTTNRHCQPSVSPRSETAPIPVPTQLRNYQRIEQNLSSTASPVSNPHGSPRAGVVRRSNTSPMGFMKMGSCSPVPADTAQGVGRRLSTGSSRPYSPSPLVGTIPEQLGHCCCGQLQGHESRSRNFSGSPIPPSQSPQSLLMGARLQSAPTLTDIYQNKQKLRKQHSDPVCPSYAGYGYSHSPQPSRPGSLGTSPTKHMGSSPRSSDWLFKTPLPTIIGSPTKATAPFKIPKTQASSNLLALANRQGSVDAPLQPKDITEPRDFTHFHLTQGSEKQAGEQHSKATFGRSVSTGKLSDQQVKTTLGGQLYQGSTDSLNTERPMDTAPAGAYGIAVAPPSMGSGASSRAVMFTVGSPPSSATPPTCTHMVLRTRTTSVGSNSSGGSLCSTSGRVYMGSPPGIYMGSSPPGAEAAPSLKYMPYGTSPPSLEGFITFEAPELPEETLMEREHTDTLRHLNMMLTFTECVLDLTAVRGGNPDLCTSAVSLYQIQESIVVDQISQLSKEWGQVEQLVLYMKAAQLLASSLHLAKAQVKSGKLNPSTAVKQVVKSLNERYKFCISMCKKLTEKLNRFFSDKQRFIDEINSVTAEKLIYSCAVEMVQSAALDEMFQQTEDITYRYHKAALLLEGLTKILQDPADIENVHKYKSSIERRLSALCYSTVAVYEQ from the exons ATGATGGAGGTGGTGGGGGACTTTGAGTACAGCAAGAAGGACCTGATAGGACACGGAGCCTTTGCTGTGGTCTTCAAAGGTCGCCACCGCAAG AAAACGGATTGGGAAGTAGCCATAAAGAGTATTAACAAAAAGAACTTGTCAAAGTCACAAATCCtacttggaaaagaaataaaaatcttaaag gaacTTCAGCATGAGAACATTGTAGCTCTGTATGATGTCCAG GAAATGCccaattctgtatttttggtGATGGAG tACTGCAATGGTGGGGATTTGGCAGATTACTTGCAAG CTAAAGGAACCCTCAGTGAAGATACCATCCGAGTGTTCCTCCAGCAGATTGCAGCAGCTATGCGTATTCTACACAGTAAAGGAATCATTCATAGGGATCTGAAACCACAGAATATTTTACTGTCTTATGCCAGTCGTAGGAAGTCAAGTGTCAGTGGCATACGCATCAAAATAG CTGACTTCGGTTTTGCTCGTTATCTGCATAGCAACATGATGGCCGCAACTCTGTGTGGTTCACCTATGTATATG GCCCCTGAAGTGATTATGTCTCAACACTACGATGCTAAAGCAGACCTGTGGAGCATAGGAACAGTGATTTATCAGTGTCTTGTTGGAAAACCACCTTTTCAG GCCAATAGTCCTCAAGATTTGAGaatgttttatgaaaagaaCAGGAATTTGATTCCTAG TATCCCTAGGGAAACGTCAACTTATCTGGCTGACCTGCTGTTGGGTTTGCTTCAGAGAAACCAAAAAGACAGAATGGACTTTG AAGCATTTTTCAACCACCCTTTCCTGGATCAGGTTTCAACAGTCAAAAAGT CTTGTCCTGTACCAGTGCCCACATATGCTGGCTCAGTCTCTGGCAGTTCCTGTGGAAGCTCCCCTTCCTGCCGTTTTGCTTCTCCTCCA TCTCTTCCAGACATGCAGCacattcaagaagaaaatttgtCTTCCCCTCCATTGGGTCCTCCAAACTATCTTCAAGTGTCTAAAGACTCTGCCAGTACCAGTAGCAAGAACTCCTCTTGTGACACAGATGACTTTGTTCTTGTCCCACACAACATCTCTTCAGACCACTCAT ATGATATGCCATTGGGAGCAGCTGGCAGGCGGGCTTCAAGCGAGTTCTTGATGTGTGGAGG GCAGTCACCATTAACTATTTCTGGAAGCTCAGGAACTGTACAGAAGCCATCCTCAGCTTCTTCTCGAAGTGCTGCTTCTGGTACAACTAACAG GCATTGTCAGCCTTCAGTATCCCCCCGCAGTGAAACAGCACCTATCCCAGTTCCTACTCAGCTACGGAATTACCAGCGCATAGAACAGAACCTCTCCTCTACCGCCAGCCCTGTGTCAAACCCCCACGGATCACCAAG AGCTGGGGTTGTGAGACGCTCAAATACTAGTCCGATGGGCTTCATGAAGATGGGTTCCTGTTCTCCAGTACCAGCTGACACTGCGCAGGGTGTTGGGCGCCGGTTATCCACAGGATCTTCAAGACCATATTCTCCCTCACCGCTAG TTGGAACAATACCTGAGCAGCTTGGACACTGTTGTTGTGGACAGCTTCAAGGACATGAATCGAGGAGCAGAAACTTCTCAG GTTCTCCGATACCACCATCTCAGTCTCCACAGTCACTTTTGATGGGAGCTAGGTTGCAAAGTGCTCCAACTCTCACAGATATTTACCAAAACAAGCAGAAGCTCAGAAAGCAGCATTCAGACCCAGTATGCCCATCTTATGCTGGGTATGGATACAGTCATTCTCCACAACCAAGTCGGCCAGGTAGCCTGGGAACATCACCTACCAAACATATGGGATCGTCACCTAGGAGTTCAGACTGGCTGTTCAAAACTCCATTACCAACGATCATTGGCTCTCCTACTAAG gcTACAGCTCCTTTCAAAATACCTAAAACACAAGCATCCTCAAACTTGCTGGCTCTGGCTAATCGCCAAGGGTCTGTAGATGCCCCATTGCAGCCTAAAGACATCACCGAACCAAGGGATTTCACACATTTCCATTTGACACAAGGAAGTGAAAAgcaagcaggagagcagcacagtAAAGCTACATTTGGCAG ATCTGTTAGTACTGGGAAGCTCTCAGATCAACAAGTAAAGACTACCCTTGGCGGCCAGTTGTATCAAGGCAGTACAGACAGCCTCAATACAGAGCGACCAATGGATACGG ctccagcaggggcctATGGAATTGCAGTGGCACCTCCTTCCATGGGAAGTGGGGCAAGTTCTCGAGCTGTTATGTTTACTGTTGGGTCTCCTCCAAGCAGTGCCACCCCTCCTACCTGCACCCATATGGTCCTCAGAACAAGAACCACCTCAG ttgGATCAAACAGTTCTGGAGGGTCTCTCTGCTCTACTAGTGGCCGTGTATATATGGGCTCCCCTCCTGGTATTTATATGGGTTCTTCTCCTCCGGGAGCCGAGGCAGCTCCAAGTCTGAAGTACATGCCTTATGGTACTTCGCCTCCCAGCTTAGAGGGCTTTATCACTTTTGAAGCTCCCGAATTGCCTGAGGAAACTTTAATGGAg AGAGAACATACAGATACACTGCGTCATCTGAACATGATGCTGACATTTACAGAATGCGTTCTGGATCTGACAGCAGTACGGGGAGGGAACCCAGACCTGTGTACTTCTGCAGTATCACTGTACCAAATCCAAGAGAGCATAGTTGTTGATCAGATCAGCCAACTAAGCAAAGAATGGGG ACAAGTAGAGCAGCTTGTGCTGTACATGAAAGCAGCCCAGTTACTGGCATCTTCTCTGCATCTTGCCAAAGCACAGGTCAAATCAGGGAAACTGAACCCATCCACTGCTGTTAAGCAAG ttgtgAAAAGCCTCAATGAGAGATACAAATTTTGTATCAGCATGTGCAAGAAACTGACAGAAAAGTTGAATCGTTTCTTTTCGGATAAGCAGAGGTTCATTGATGAAATCAACAGTGTAACTGCAGAGAAACTCATTTACAGCTGTGCTGTAGAAATG GTTCAGTCAGCAGCTCTAGATGAGATGTTTCAGCAAACTGAAGATATTACATATCGATACCACAAAGCAGCCTTGCTGCTGGAAGGACTGACTAAAATACTGCAAGACCCTGCAGATATAGAAAATGTACACAAGT ATAAGTCTAGCATCGAGCGAAGGCTTTCTGCACTTTGCTATAGCACAGTGGCTGTATACGAGCAGTAG